From the genome of Candidatus Saccharimonadales bacterium, one region includes:
- a CDS encoding NUDIX domain-containing protein → MRRLNIALGIICQGTNYLLQLRGDDPMIGAAGRIGAFGGKLEQGETAAEAVCRELAEETTLLPAIEDLTYLGELDIISDHRLEDVQVHATVFCLQIDASVKVHPKEGDIVAMTKAEALEQRDRLTPATKVCFERLIV, encoded by the coding sequence ATGCGTCGGCTTAATATTGCGCTTGGGATTATTTGCCAGGGTACTAACTATTTGTTGCAGCTTCGTGGGGATGATCCTATGATTGGCGCTGCGGGACGAATAGGCGCCTTCGGTGGAAAGCTTGAACAAGGTGAGACGGCCGCCGAGGCGGTATGTAGAGAACTCGCCGAAGAAACAACGCTGCTTCCCGCTATCGAAGATTTGACGTATCTTGGAGAACTCGATATCATCTCTGACCATCGTCTTGAGGATGTGCAAGTTCATGCAACGGTATTTTGTCTTCAGATTGACGCGAGTGTTAAAGTGCATCCCAAGGAAGGTGACATAGTGGCCATGACGAAAGCTGAAGCGCTTGAGCAGCGTGATCGATTAACGCCAGCAACGAAAGTATGTTTTGAACGACTTATAGTATAG
- a CDS encoding NUDIX domain-containing protein gives MAERVTRSAVAVIETTESFVLQRRPDLPGKLAYPGMLQFFGGHVEKHEEKQDEAVVVARELEEEATINLSPEAFTEHWRGEFEGTGKQGEPVLRHVAVYHLGLTALGRETMVLKEAGEIVDIPKNREGLEASARELTPFAYKTLKGIITERESQDASA, from the coding sequence GTGGCAGAACGTGTGACAAGAAGCGCAGTTGCCGTTATTGAAACGACAGAAAGTTTTGTATTGCAGCGGCGCCCTGATCTACCCGGAAAACTAGCGTATCCGGGTATGCTTCAGTTTTTTGGCGGTCATGTCGAAAAGCATGAAGAAAAGCAAGATGAAGCCGTCGTCGTAGCGCGTGAGCTTGAGGAAGAGGCAACAATAAATCTATCACCCGAAGCGTTTACTGAACATTGGAGAGGTGAATTTGAAGGAACCGGCAAACAGGGTGAGCCTGTGCTTCGCCATGTGGCCGTGTATCATCTTGGCTTAACGGCACTGGGCCGAGAGACTATGGTTTTGAAAGAAGCTGGCGAAATCGTCGATATTCCAAAAAATAGAGAAGGTCTTGAGGCGAGTGCTCGTGAGTTAACGCCCTTTGCATACAAAACACTAAAAGGGATCATTACAGAAAGAGAATCGCAGGATGCGTCGGCTTAA
- the rpsF gene encoding 30S ribosomal protein S6, with amino-acid sequence MKEYELTVLIHPDLEANLNAPLEKVRSIIKNAGGEITREDNWGKKKLAYRINREDFAVYIYFDVQLPADAPLKISNVLNITDEVLRYLLVTVDEKAKKALEQANSDDNEAKDEE; translated from the coding sequence ATGAAAGAATATGAACTGACCGTTCTGATTCATCCCGATTTAGAGGCTAATCTGAACGCGCCGCTCGAAAAAGTGCGCAGTATCATTAAAAACGCAGGTGGTGAGATCACTCGCGAGGATAACTGGGGTAAGAAGAAGTTGGCGTACCGCATCAACCGCGAGGACTTCGCTGTATACATCTACTTTGACGTTCAGCTCCCCGCTGATGCACCACTAAAAATCAGCAACGTACTCAATATTACCGACGAAGTACTCCGCTATCTGCTTGTAACGGTAGACGAGAAGGCTAAAAAAGCTCTCGAACAAGCAAACAGCGATGATAACGAAGCAAAAGACGAAGAATAG
- a CDS encoding single-stranded DNA-binding protein, with the protein MAKSINQVILMGRLTRDPETRTTTSGKTIASFSLAVDRGGQDDATDFFEVTAWEKLGELVSQYLSKGRRCLVQGRLRQDSWDDKETGKKRSRIEVVATDVTFLDGPSGDGGNAPSAPRASSAPKKSDDVVIEDIDDKPIDLSEIPF; encoded by the coding sequence ATGGCCAAAAGTATCAATCAAGTAATTTTGATGGGGCGCCTAACGCGTGACCCAGAAACCCGTACAACAACAAGCGGTAAAACTATTGCAAGCTTCAGTCTTGCGGTTGATCGAGGCGGCCAGGATGATGCAACTGACTTCTTCGAAGTAACAGCTTGGGAAAAACTCGGTGAACTTGTGAGCCAGTATCTTTCAAAGGGCCGCCGCTGCCTTGTGCAGGGCCGTCTTCGCCAAGATAGCTGGGACGACAAAGAAACCGGCAAGAAACGCAGCAGGATAGAAGTGGTCGCAACTGATGTTACCTTTCTCGATGGCCCAAGCGGTGATGGCGGAAATGCTCCATCAGCACCTCGCGCTTCAAGCGCACCAAAAAAGTCTGACGATGTCGTCATTGAAGACATCGATGACAAACCTATTGATTTAAGTGAAATTCCATTCTAA
- the efp gene encoding elongation factor P, which yields MYQPTDLKKGTVVQLEGKPYRVIEYGQKVMGRGGSIVNVRLKNLIDGSVIPKTFKGQDKIEPAEVSNKSVQYLYRDGETFYFMDPETFEQFELSSDIVDTAAGYLKEGDMLSLQFFGDLVINVELPKNLYLEVTYAEDVVKGDTTSSVLKDATLETGITVKVPAFIKVGDIISVDTATGEYRERKK from the coding sequence ATGTATCAGCCAACAGATTTGAAAAAAGGGACGGTCGTCCAGCTTGAAGGAAAGCCATATCGTGTGATTGAGTATGGGCAAAAGGTAATGGGCCGCGGGGGAAGCATTGTCAATGTCCGCCTGAAAAACTTGATTGATGGAAGCGTTATTCCAAAAACATTCAAAGGGCAAGATAAGATCGAACCGGCAGAAGTGAGTAACAAATCTGTCCAGTATCTTTACCGGGATGGCGAAACATTCTACTTTATGGATCCGGAGACATTTGAGCAATTTGAGCTTTCAAGCGATATCGTTGATACGGCTGCTGGATACCTTAAAGAAGGTGACATGCTTTCCCTTCAGTTCTTTGGCGATCTTGTTATCAATGTGGAACTTCCAAAGAATCTCTACCTTGAAGTAACTTACGCAGAGGATGTAGTAAAAGGTGATACGACCAGCAGCGTACTAAAAGATGCCACGCTTGAAACAGGCATTACCGTAAAGGTACCGGCCTTTATCAAGGTAGGGGATATCATCTCAGTCGATACCGCCACCGGCGAGTACCGCGAACGCAAAAAATAA
- the rpsR gene encoding 30S ribosomal protein S18, with product MALTKRFKKDTPEYFDYKDVKTLQRYIDAYGQIEPITKTGLSTKQQRQLATAIKRARHLALLPFVTSN from the coding sequence ATGGCTTTAACGAAGCGATTTAAGAAAGACACGCCTGAGTACTTTGACTACAAAGACGTAAAAACACTACAGCGTTACATCGATGCATACGGCCAGATCGAGCCGATTACCAAGACAGGTCTAAGTACGAAACAACAACGCCAACTTGCAACCGCAATTAAGCGTGCGCGTCACTTGGCGCTACTTCCATTCGTAACTTCTAACTAG